The Streptomyces tendae DNA segment CGTAGCCCTGGATGACCCCGGCCTCCTCCAGTCGCCGCACCCGCTCGGTGACCGCGCTCGCGGACATCGACACGGCGCGGGCGAGCTCGGCGTAACTGGCCCTTCCGTCCCGCTGGAGGACGTCGAGGATGCGCCAGTCCGTGGCGTCCGGGGAATACGCGGTCATTCCCGAGAACTACCAGGGATCTCGTCGGCAGATCAAGGGTGGGGCCGGGGATCGTCCCTTCAGGGCCGCACCGCGCGACCGTAGTTTCCCTCCCATGACCACCACCGTGAATTCCGTCCTGCGCGACGCCCCCGCCTCTCCGGCCGCGGCCGCCGCCCACTTCCGCGCGCGTCTCGCCCTGCACACCGACGTCTCCGACGTGGCCGCAGCGCTGGAGGCCGGCGGCGACCCCGGCTTCGTCCTGGTGGACTCCCGTTCCGCCGAGGCGTGGGACCAGGGCCACGTGCCCGGTGCGGTGCACCTGCCCACCGCCCACATCCCCGAGCGGGCCGCCGCACTCCTGGACCCGTCCGTGCCGGTCGTGACGTACTGCTGGGGGCCCGGCTGCGACGGCGCCGCCCGCGCCGCGCTCGCCCTCGCCGAACTCGGGTACCGGGTCAAGGAGATGCTCGGCGGCTTCGAGTACTGGGTGCGTGAGGGCTTCGCGTTCGAGACCGCGCGGGGCCGCGAGCGCCGCGCCCCCGATCCCTTGACGGCACCCCTGACGGGCGACGCGTGCGGATGCTGAACCCGCCCGTCCGGTAAGGCGGTCGAGCCGATAGGTTGTGCCGCCATGGAGCGATACGCGGAGCCGGGCACGGTCGAGTGGGTGGAGTCGGGCGGCGGGCCGCTCGTCGCGGTGCCGGAGACGGTGCTGCCGTTCTGGACGGGAGCCGACGGCGAGGAGACGGAATCGGACTACGACCGGGCCTGCGAGGTCGACGGACTCGTCGGGCTCCTCCCGGTCGGCGACGCCGCCGCCCTCGTCCTGGGCGACGAACCCGCCGCCACCGCCTTCCTCCCCGAGCACTCCGTCCTCGTCCGCTGGATCGCCGGACACGCGGAGGAGGACCTGCTGGCGAGCGTCCCCGCCGCGCTCGCGACCGCCCAGTGGCAACAGGAGACGCGGTGGAAGGTGCCCGGTCCCGTCGTGCTGTTCGACGCGGCCTGGCCCGGCACGCACGCCGCCGGCACCGACCACGCCCGTCTCGCCCTCGCCCCTGGCCCCTACTCCCTGCGCGCCGCACAGGTCAGCCCCGGTCCGGAGACCTGGCTGGTCCTGGTGGAGCTCCGGCCGCTGTCCTGACCCGCGGGCGCCGTTGTTCGGGTGCCCTCGCCGGCGGCACGACCCATCATGGGGATCATGCCGAAGCTTCCCCCGCCCCCGCCCGAGGATCTCCGCCGTGACCCGCTGCCGCTGCGGGGCCGCACCGCCCTGGTGACGGGTGCGAGCCGGCGCGGCGGCATCGGTCACGCCGTGGCCCGCCGGCTGGCCGCGTACGGCGCGAGCGTCTATCTGCACCATCATGTGCCCCACGACGCCGCCATGCCCTGGGGCGCCGACCGGATCGAGGACGTGACCGCCTCCGTGCGGCAGGCCCTCGGCGACCCCGGCGCGCGGGTGGTCGCCGGACCCGGCGACCTCGGCGACCCCGACGAACCGGCCGCCCTGCACGCCCGCGCCGTCGAGGCGCTCGGCGGACGCCTCGACGTCCTCGTCGCCAACCACGCCCTCAGCGGCTCCGACGGCGACCTCGACACCGTCGACGCCGCCATGCTCGACGCGCACTGGGCCGTCGACACCCGCTCCGTGCTGCTGCTCGTCCAGGCCCACGCCCGGCACCGGGCCACGCTGCCCCCGGGCACCCCCGGCGGACGCGTGACGATGATGACGTCCGGGCAGGACATCGCCGGCGGCATGCCCGGCGAGATCGCCTACGCCCTTCAGAAGGGCGCCCTGGCCTCCGTCACCCGGTCCCTGGCGACCACGCTGGCCGACCACGCGGTCACCGTGAACACCGTCAACCCCGGCCCCGTCGACACCGATTACCTCACCGGCGAGGTCTACGACGCGATCGCCGCACGCTTCCCCGCCGGGCACTGGGCCATGCCCGACGACCCGGCCCGCCTCATCGCGTGGCTGGCCACGGACGAGGCGGGCTGGATCACCGGCCAGGTCATCGACTCCGAGGGCGGCTTCCGGCGCTGAACCCCTGAACCGGCCCTACAGCGCCGCCAGTTCGTCCACCAGGTCGTCCAGGCCCAGCGATCCCTGGGACAGCGCGGCCATGTGCCAGGACTTGAGGTCGAAGGCGTCGCCGTGCCGCTCCCGGGCCTTCTCCCGGCCCAGCAGCCAGGCCCGCTCACCGAGCTTGTAGCCGATCGCCTGCCCCGGGATCGTCAGATAGCGGGTCAGCTCGCTCTCCACGAAGTCCGCCGGGCGGCTGCTGTGCGCGCCGAAGAACTCCTGCGCCAGCTCCGGTGTCCACCGCTCGCCCGGGTGGAACGGCGAGTCCGCGGGGATCTCCAGCTCCAGGTGCATGCCGATGTCGACGATGACCCGGGTCGCCCGCATCATCTGCGCGTCCAGGTACCCGAGCCGTTCCTCCGCGTCCGTCAGGAAGCCCAGCTCGTCCATCAGCCGCTCCGCGTACAGCGCCCAGCCCTCGCAGTTGGCGCTGACCATGCCGACGGTGGCCTGGTAGCGGGAGAGGGTCTCCGCCACGTGCACCCACTGCGCCAGCTGGAGGTGATGGCCGGGGACGCCCTCGTGGTACCAGGTGGACACCAGGTCGTACACCGGGAAACGGGTCAGCCCCATCGTGGGCAGCCAGGTGCAGCCCGGCCGGGAGAAGTCCTCCGACGGCTGCGTGTAGTACGGCGCCGCCGCGCTGCCCGCCGGGGCGATCCGTGACTCCACCTTCCGCACCCGTTCGGCGAGGTCGAAGTGCGTGCCGTCGAGCCGGTCGATCGCCTGGTCCATCAGGCCCTGCAGCCAGTCGCGGACCTCGTCCACGCCCTCGATGTGCCGGCCGTGCTCGTCGAGGTGGGCCAGCGCCACCCACGGGGTCCGGGCCCCCGGAAGGATCTTCTCGGCCTCCTTCCTCATCTCGCCCAGCAGCCGGTGGTACTCGGACCAGCCGTACGCGTACGCCTCGTCCAGGTCCAGGTCGGTGCCGTTGTAGTAGCGGGACCAGCGGGCGTAGCGCTCCCGCCCGACCGTGTTCGGCGCGCCCTCGATCGCCGGGGCGTACACGTCCCGCAGCCAGTCCCGCAGCTCCACCACGGCCGCGGTCGCCGCGCGGGCGCCCTCCTCGAGCTCCGCGCGTAGCGCGTCCGGGCCGGCGGCGGCGAAGTCCTCGAACCAGCCGCGGCCCCTGCCGGTGTCCGCCCACTCGCCGAGCTGCCCGACGAACGTCCCGGTCGGGCGCGGCGCCGCGTACAGCTTGCGCTCCAGGCCCAGTTCCAGCGACTCCCGGTACCCGGCCAGCGAGGCCGGCACCGCGCGCAGCCGCTCCGCGATCGCCCGCCAGTCCTCCTCGGTCTCCGCCGGGGTCACCGTGAACACCTCACGCACCGAATGCGCGACCGTGCCCAGGTTGCCGACCGCGCGCAGGTGCTCGTCGGCCTCGTGCACGGCGAGTTCGGCGGTCAGCCGCTCCCGCAGCAGCCGGGCGCAGCGGCGCTCGGCGTCGCTGTCCGCGCCGGGCAGCCGCTCGGCCTCGTCGAGCCGCGCGAGGGTCGTCCTGAGCAGCCCGGCGACCGCCTCCTGACCGGCGGGCGAGAGATCGGGCAGCCGGGAGGAACTCTCCTTGACGCCGAGGTACGTCCCGGTGATCGGATCGAGGGCGATGAGTTCGTCGACGTAGGAGTCGGCGACCTGACGGGGGAGCGCGCTGTTGGTTGGTGACATGCGGACCATCCTGGTACGACGTCCGCCGCACGTCACCCGGATTGAGCCGAGGGCGAAGGCGGCAGCATCGGACCGCAGTCCCACCGCTGGAAGATCAGCCGGGTCTCCACCCGCGCCACCTCCCGCCGCGAGGTGAACTCGTCGAGGACCAGCCGCTGCAGATCCGTCATGTCGGCGACCGCGACATGCACCAGGTAGTCGTCCGGGCCGGTCAGGTGGAACACGGTCAGCGACTCGGGCAGCGCCCGGATCCGCTCCACGAACGGCCCCACCAACTCCCGCCGGTGCGGCCGCACCTGGACCGACAGCAGCGCCTGGAGACCTCGGCCGAGCTTCGCCGGGTCGAGTTCCAGCCGGTGCCCGAGGATCACGCCGGAGCGGCGCAGCCGGGTCACCCGGTCCAGGCAGGTCGACGGCGCGACCCCGACCTGCGCGGCGAGGTCCCGGTACGTCGTCCGGGCGTCGTTCTGCAACAGCCGCAGCAGATGGAGGTCCACCGGATCCAGTACGACAGATTCGGCCACGCGCCGAACGTAGCACGGGGCACCGCCGCGTAGAACCGTTCGGTGTTCACCCTGAGCGCCATGGACAACGGCATGGACACGCGACGCACCACCAGAGCACTCGCCACCGAGGCCGTGCACGCCGGCCGGGACGACCTCGCCGGACTCGGACTGCACGCCCCGCCGATCGACCTGTCCACCACCTACCCGTCGTACGACAGCCGGGCCGAGGCCGCCCGCATCGACGCCTTCGCCGCGACCGGCGCCGAACCGGACGGCCCGCCCGTCTACGGACGGCTCGGCAACCCCACCGTCGCCCGCTTCGAGACCGCCCTCGCGCGACTGGAGGGGACGGAGGCTGCGGTCGCGTTCGCCAGCGGCATGGCCGCGCTCAGCGCCGTGCTGCTGGTCCGCGGCTCCATGGGCCTGCGGCACGTCGTCGCCGTACGCCCGCTGTACGGGTGCAGCGACCACCTGCTGACCGCCGGGCTGCTCGGCTCGGAGGTCACGTGGACCGACCCGGCCGGGGTCGCCGACGCGCTCCGTCCGGACACCGGTCTGGTGCTGGTGGAGACGCCCGCCAACCCCACGCTCGCCGAGATCGACCTGCGGGCCGTCGCCCACGCCTGCGGCTCCGTGCCGCTGCTCGTCGACAACACCTTCGCCACGCCGGTGCTGCAGCGTCCGGCCGAGCACGGGGCGCGGCTGGTGCTGCACAGCGCCACCAAGTACCTCGGCGGGCACGGTGACGTCCTGGCGGGCGTGGTGGCCTGCGACGAGGAGTTCGCCGGGCGGCTGCGGCAGGTACGGTTCGCCACCGGCGGGGTGCTGCACCCGCTGGCCGGCTACCTGCTGCTGC contains these protein-coding regions:
- a CDS encoding SDR family oxidoreductase; the protein is MPKLPPPPPEDLRRDPLPLRGRTALVTGASRRGGIGHAVARRLAAYGASVYLHHHVPHDAAMPWGADRIEDVTASVRQALGDPGARVVAGPGDLGDPDEPAALHARAVEALGGRLDVLVANHALSGSDGDLDTVDAAMLDAHWAVDTRSVLLLVQAHARHRATLPPGTPGGRVTMMTSGQDIAGGMPGEIAYALQKGALASVTRSLATTLADHAVTVNTVNPGPVDTDYLTGEVYDAIAARFPAGHWAMPDDPARLIAWLATDEAGWITGQVIDSEGGFRR
- a CDS encoding trans-sulfuration enzyme family protein, whose translation is MDNGMDTRRTTRALATEAVHAGRDDLAGLGLHAPPIDLSTTYPSYDSRAEAARIDAFAATGAEPDGPPVYGRLGNPTVARFETALARLEGTEAAVAFASGMAALSAVLLVRGSMGLRHVVAVRPLYGCSDHLLTAGLLGSEVTWTDPAGVADALRPDTGLVLVETPANPTLAEIDLRAVAHACGSVPLLVDNTFATPVLQRPAEHGARLVLHSATKYLGGHGDVLAGVVACDEEFAGRLRQVRFATGGVLHPLAGYLLLRGLSTLPVRVRAASANAAELAARLAADPRVARVHYPSIGGAMVSFEVHGDPHEVIAGVRLVTPAVSLGSVDSLIQHPASISHRIVDADDRRDAGVSDRLLRLSVGLEDVEDLWTDLDGALGATPARPARHEAMAQG
- a CDS encoding rhodanese-like domain-containing protein encodes the protein MTTTVNSVLRDAPASPAAAAAHFRARLALHTDVSDVAAALEAGGDPGFVLVDSRSAEAWDQGHVPGAVHLPTAHIPERAAALLDPSVPVVTYCWGPGCDGAARAALALAELGYRVKEMLGGFEYWVREGFAFETARGRERRAPDPLTAPLTGDACGC
- a CDS encoding Lrp/AsnC family transcriptional regulator, whose translation is MAESVVLDPVDLHLLRLLQNDARTTYRDLAAQVGVAPSTCLDRVTRLRRSGVILGHRLELDPAKLGRGLQALLSVQVRPHRRELVGPFVERIRALPESLTVFHLTGPDDYLVHVAVADMTDLQRLVLDEFTSRREVARVETRLIFQRWDCGPMLPPSPSAQSG
- a CDS encoding DUF885 domain-containing protein, whose product is MSPTNSALPRQVADSYVDELIALDPITGTYLGVKESSSRLPDLSPAGQEAVAGLLRTTLARLDEAERLPGADSDAERRCARLLRERLTAELAVHEADEHLRAVGNLGTVAHSVREVFTVTPAETEEDWRAIAERLRAVPASLAGYRESLELGLERKLYAAPRPTGTFVGQLGEWADTGRGRGWFEDFAAAGPDALRAELEEGARAATAAVVELRDWLRDVYAPAIEGAPNTVGRERYARWSRYYNGTDLDLDEAYAYGWSEYHRLLGEMRKEAEKILPGARTPWVALAHLDEHGRHIEGVDEVRDWLQGLMDQAIDRLDGTHFDLAERVRKVESRIAPAGSAAAPYYTQPSEDFSRPGCTWLPTMGLTRFPVYDLVSTWYHEGVPGHHLQLAQWVHVAETLSRYQATVGMVSANCEGWALYAERLMDELGFLTDAEERLGYLDAQMMRATRVIVDIGMHLELEIPADSPFHPGERWTPELAQEFFGAHSSRPADFVESELTRYLTIPGQAIGYKLGERAWLLGREKARERHGDAFDLKSWHMAALSQGSLGLDDLVDELAAL
- a CDS encoding immunity 21 family protein; the encoded protein is MERYAEPGTVEWVESGGGPLVAVPETVLPFWTGADGEETESDYDRACEVDGLVGLLPVGDAAALVLGDEPAATAFLPEHSVLVRWIAGHAEEDLLASVPAALATAQWQQETRWKVPGPVVLFDAAWPGTHAAGTDHARLALAPGPYSLRAAQVSPGPETWLVLVELRPLS